In Legionella lytica, one genomic interval encodes:
- a CDS encoding ABC transporter ATP-binding protein has protein sequence MSDPVIEIKGMKNFLGGQWVHRDINLTVNQGEILAIIGGSGSGKTTILRSLLMLLKPTAGDIKIFGQDISSLDAHQSFMLRRRWGMLFQHSALFASMNVLENVMFPMHEFAELDPEFMQELALLKIALVGLPKEAAGKLPSELSGGMQRRAAAARAIAMDPELLFLDEPTTGLDPRSARLFDDLVVFLRDSLNLTIVMVSHDIESLKRTTDRVAFVGDGQILSVEPINELMKNKNELIADYFSKV, from the coding sequence ATGAGTGACCCGGTTATTGAAATCAAAGGAATGAAGAATTTTCTTGGTGGTCAATGGGTGCATAGAGACATTAATTTGACCGTAAACCAAGGTGAAATTCTGGCTATTATTGGCGGCTCGGGTAGTGGTAAGACCACCATTTTACGTAGCTTACTGATGTTATTGAAACCAACCGCGGGCGATATTAAAATATTCGGCCAGGATATTAGTAGTCTTGATGCGCATCAGTCATTTATGTTGAGACGTCGCTGGGGCATGTTGTTTCAGCATAGTGCTTTATTTGCATCAATGAATGTTTTAGAAAATGTGATGTTCCCTATGCACGAGTTTGCGGAGCTGGATCCGGAGTTCATGCAGGAATTGGCCTTATTAAAAATTGCCTTAGTTGGCTTGCCCAAAGAGGCCGCCGGTAAACTACCTTCAGAACTTAGTGGGGGGATGCAAAGAAGGGCGGCTGCGGCACGTGCAATTGCCATGGATCCTGAGTTATTATTCCTTGATGAGCCTACTACGGGTTTAGATCCACGTAGTGCACGGCTTTTTGACGATTTAGTTGTTTTTTTACGAGACTCATTAAATCTTACAATTGTTATGGTCAGCCATGACATTGAGTCTTTAAAACGTACCACCGATCGCGTGGCCTTTGTTGGCGATGGGCAAATTTTGAGTGTAGAGCCCATTAATGAGTTAATGAAAAATAAAAACGAATTAATCGCTGATTATTTCAGTAAGGTATAG